In one Sphingomonas sp. S1-29 genomic region, the following are encoded:
- a CDS encoding type II toxin-antitoxin system RelE/ParE family toxin, which translates to MKPLPVRFAEPAIDDMIALHLWVETRASIAVADDYQARLEEHCARLCDFPRRGSPRPELGEGIRSLTFERRISILYRVDDDQVSILRLMGAATDMSALSLY; encoded by the coding sequence ATGAAGCCGTTGCCCGTTCGGTTCGCCGAACCAGCAATCGACGACATGATCGCGCTGCACCTGTGGGTCGAGACCCGGGCGAGTATCGCTGTTGCAGACGATTATCAGGCGAGGCTCGAGGAGCATTGCGCAAGGCTGTGCGATTTCCCGCGGCGGGGATCGCCGCGTCCCGAATTGGGCGAAGGAATCCGGTCGCTGACGTTCGAGCGGCGGATTTCGATCCTGTACCGCGTCGATGACGACCAGGTCAGTATCCTGAGGCTGATGGGTGCGGCGACCGACATGAGCGCGCTGTCGCTCTACTGA
- a CDS encoding HK97 family phage prohead protease: MPLSPALSPEGEREACRFSGYAAVFDCPDRGGDVVRRGAFAGAGAVPLLWEHGAIVGRIEAVAEDGRGLRVAGVVEDARAAALVAAGALTGLSFGYRARAVRHGVYRELLAVELVEVSLVAQPMQRLARVDA, translated from the coding sequence CTGCCCCTCTCCCCGGCCCTCTCCCCTGAAGGGGAGAGGGAGGCTTGCAGGTTTTCGGGGTATGCGGCGGTGTTCGATTGTCCGGATCGCGGGGGGGATGTGGTTCGGCGGGGGGCTTTTGCCGGGGCGGGGGCGGTGCCGTTGCTTTGGGAGCATGGCGCCATTGTCGGGCGGATCGAGGCGGTGGCGGAGGATGGGCGCGGGTTGCGGGTGGCGGGGGTGGTCGAGGATGCGCGGGCGGCGGCGCTGGTGGCGGCGGGGGCGCTGACGGGGCTGTCGTTCGGCTATCGCGCGCGGGCGGTGCGGCACGGGGTGTATCGGGAGTTGCTGGCGGTCGAACTGGTCGAGGTGAGTTTGGTCGCGCAGCCGATGCAGCGATTGGCGCGGGTGGACGCTTGA
- a CDS encoding crotonase/enoyl-CoA hydratase family protein, with translation MSDQRVTTTIEAGIADVRLSRPEKMNALDPQMFAAIAGTILRLGETPGLRCIVLSGEGRAFCAGLDMASMATGGSGATLEGRTYGDANLYQHVAWGWRNLPVPVIAAVHGIAFGGGFQIMGGADIRICAPATRLSIMELKWGIVPDMAGFALWRTIVRDDVLRELAYTAREFDAAEALAHGFVTRLADDPHAAAMDLAQQIAGRHPQAVRAAKRLANLAADADSAAILQAESDEQAQLMRTPNQLEAVRANIERRSPVFAD, from the coding sequence ATGAGCGACCAGCGCGTAACCACCACGATCGAAGCTGGGATCGCCGATGTCCGGCTGTCGCGGCCCGAAAAGATGAACGCGCTCGACCCGCAGATGTTCGCCGCGATCGCCGGCACCATCCTGCGGCTGGGCGAGACGCCGGGGCTGCGCTGCATCGTGCTGTCGGGCGAAGGCCGCGCTTTTTGCGCCGGGCTCGACATGGCCAGCATGGCGACAGGCGGCTCGGGCGCCACGCTCGAGGGGCGCACCTATGGCGACGCCAATCTCTATCAGCACGTCGCCTGGGGCTGGCGCAACCTGCCCGTCCCCGTCATCGCCGCGGTCCACGGCATCGCGTTCGGCGGCGGCTTCCAGATCATGGGCGGCGCCGACATCCGCATCTGCGCCCCTGCCACCCGGCTGTCGATCATGGAGCTCAAATGGGGGATCGTCCCCGACATGGCGGGGTTCGCGTTGTGGCGGACGATCGTTCGCGACGACGTGCTGCGCGAGCTTGCCTATACCGCGCGCGAATTCGACGCCGCCGAAGCGCTCGCGCACGGCTTCGTCACCCGCCTCGCCGACGATCCGCACGCCGCGGCGATGGACCTGGCGCAGCAGATCGCCGGCCGCCACCCCCAGGCGGTGCGCGCCGCCAAGCGCCTCGCCAACCTCGCCGCCGACGCCGATTCCGCAGCCATCCTGCAGGCCGAAAGCGACGAACAGGCGCAGCTCATGCGCACCCCGAACCAGCTCGAGGCCGTCCGCGCCAACATCGAACGGCGCAGCCCCGTCTTCGCAGACTGA
- a CDS encoding DNA-packaging protein, translating to MTQAQQAEINQRWWMWAHAGQLAPPGDWRVWMIRAGRGFGKTRAGAEWVSEFARHHPHGRIALVGATFDEVVQVMITGLSGLTSVAREGETVTWRPTLRQVEFGSGALAQVFSAASPEKLRGPEHDVAWCDELGKWGKGGEAAWDNLAMGMRASEQPRILVTTTPRPTRLMRRLLAMPDLVETRGRTRDNPHLPKSFVGAMIAEYGGSRLGRQELDGELLDDVVGALWTRALIERCRVRAAPDLVRVVVGVDPPASAGGDACGIVAAGLGTDGLGYVIEDASVAGCSPQAWARAVVGCYERHRGDLVVAEANMGGDMVRDVLKAAHALLPVRLVHASKGKVARAEPVAALYESGRVFHVGGLAALEDELCGLSVGGGYEGPGRSPDRADACVWALNALMVEARGAAAVRVV from the coding sequence ATGACGCAGGCGCAGCAGGCCGAGATCAACCAGCGCTGGTGGATGTGGGCGCATGCGGGGCAGCTGGCGCCGCCGGGCGACTGGCGCGTGTGGATGATCCGCGCGGGGCGGGGCTTCGGCAAGACGCGCGCGGGGGCCGAATGGGTGAGCGAGTTCGCGCGGCACCATCCGCACGGGCGGATCGCGCTGGTGGGCGCGACCTTCGACGAAGTGGTGCAGGTGATGATCACGGGGCTTAGCGGGCTGACCAGCGTCGCGCGCGAGGGCGAGACGGTGACGTGGCGACCGACGCTGCGGCAGGTCGAGTTCGGATCGGGGGCGCTGGCGCAGGTGTTCTCGGCGGCGTCGCCCGAGAAATTGCGCGGCCCCGAGCATGACGTCGCGTGGTGCGACGAACTGGGCAAATGGGGCAAGGGCGGCGAGGCGGCGTGGGACAATCTGGCGATGGGGATGCGCGCGAGCGAGCAGCCGCGGATATTGGTGACGACGACGCCGCGCCCGACCAGGCTGATGCGGCGGCTGCTGGCGATGCCCGATCTGGTCGAGACGCGCGGGCGGACGCGCGACAATCCGCATCTGCCCAAGAGCTTCGTCGGCGCGATGATCGCCGAATATGGCGGCTCGCGGCTGGGGCGGCAGGAGCTCGACGGCGAATTGCTCGACGATGTGGTGGGGGCATTGTGGACCCGCGCGCTGATCGAGCGCTGCCGGGTGCGCGCCGCGCCCGACCTGGTGCGCGTGGTGGTGGGGGTCGATCCGCCGGCGAGCGCGGGGGGCGATGCCTGCGGGATCGTCGCGGCGGGGCTGGGGACCGATGGGCTCGGCTATGTGATCGAGGATGCGAGCGTCGCGGGGTGCTCGCCGCAGGCCTGGGCGCGCGCGGTGGTGGGGTGCTACGAGCGCCATCGCGGCGACCTTGTGGTGGCCGAGGCGAATATGGGCGGCGACATGGTGCGCGACGTGCTCAAGGCGGCGCATGCGCTGCTGCCGGTGCGGCTGGTGCACGCATCGAAGGGCAAGGTGGCGCGCGCCGAGCCGGTGGCGGCCTTGTATGAAAGCGGGCGGGTATTCCATGTCGGCGGGCTGGCGGCGCTCGAGGATGAATTGTGCGGGCTGTCGGTGGGGGGCGGCTATGAGGGGCCGGGGCGATCGCCCGACCGCGCCGATGCGTGCGTGTGGGCGCTGAACGCGCTGATGGTCGAGGCGCGCGGGGCGGCGGCGGTGCGGGTGGTGTGA
- a CDS encoding acetyl-CoA C-acyltransferase, translated as MREAVIVSTARTGIGKAGRGYFNATEAPVLGGHVMRAAIERAGIDPARIDDVFFGAGNQWGTQGANLARMSLFAAGLPQSIPAFSLDRKCGSGLTAVALAARSIIAGDLDVALAGGMESISLTMKDAPRYPNRSVLDQVPHAYMPMIETAEIVADRYGISRERQDAYAAQSQQRAAAGLASGAFDAEIAPITVEKALIDKQGVHTGTEQVTVTQDEGIRAGTTAEGLAALKPVWQGGEVVAEGRFVTAGNASQLSDGAAAQIVMDRATAQAENLPILGIYRGFQVAGCAPEEMGIGPVFAIPKLLDRAGLTVADIGLWELNEAFASQCLYCRDALGIDPERYNVNGGAIAIGHPFGMTGSRMVGHALIEGRRRGVRYVVVSMCTAGGMGAAGLFEIV; from the coding sequence ATGCGCGAAGCCGTCATCGTCTCGACCGCGCGCACCGGCATCGGCAAGGCCGGGCGCGGCTATTTCAACGCCACCGAAGCGCCGGTGCTCGGCGGCCATGTCATGCGCGCCGCGATCGAGCGCGCCGGGATCGACCCCGCCCGGATCGACGATGTCTTTTTCGGCGCGGGCAACCAATGGGGGACGCAGGGCGCGAACCTTGCGCGCATGTCGCTATTCGCCGCCGGCCTGCCGCAGAGCATCCCCGCCTTCTCGCTCGATCGCAAATGCGGCTCGGGGCTGACCGCGGTCGCGCTCGCCGCGCGTTCGATCATCGCCGGCGACCTCGATGTCGCGCTTGCCGGGGGCATGGAATCGATCAGCCTGACGATGAAGGACGCGCCGCGCTATCCCAATCGCTCGGTGCTCGATCAGGTGCCGCACGCCTATATGCCGATGATCGAAACCGCTGAGATCGTCGCCGATCGCTACGGCATCAGCCGCGAGCGCCAAGACGCCTATGCCGCGCAAAGCCAGCAGCGCGCCGCCGCCGGCCTCGCCAGCGGCGCGTTCGATGCCGAGATCGCACCGATCACCGTCGAAAAGGCGCTGATCGACAAACAGGGCGTCCACACCGGCACCGAGCAGGTCACCGTCACCCAGGACGAGGGCATCCGCGCGGGCACCACCGCCGAAGGGCTCGCCGCGCTCAAGCCCGTGTGGCAGGGCGGCGAGGTTGTTGCCGAAGGGCGCTTCGTCACCGCGGGCAATGCCAGCCAGCTTTCCGACGGCGCCGCCGCGCAGATCGTGATGGACCGTGCCACCGCACAGGCCGAAAACCTGCCCATCCTCGGCATCTATCGCGGCTTCCAGGTCGCGGGCTGCGCGCCGGAGGAAATGGGCATCGGCCCGGTCTTCGCGATCCCCAAATTGCTCGACCGCGCGGGGCTTACCGTCGCCGATATCGGCCTGTGGGAGCTCAACGAAGCCTTTGCCAGCCAATGCCTTTATTGCCGCGACGCGCTCGGCATCGACCCTGAACGCTACAACGTCAATGGCGGCGCGATCGCGATCGGCCACCCCTTCGGCATGACCGGCAGCCGCATGGTCGGCCACGCCCTGATCGAAGGCCGCCGCCGCGGGGTGCGCTATGTCGTGGTATCGATGTGCACCGCCGGCGGCATGGGCGCAGCCGGCCTGTTCGAAATCGTCTGA
- a CDS encoding PaaI family thioesterase: MTLPPYAQLLGIVAERDAGAPTELVMPFTPEVLGRPGFVHGGALGGLLEMAAIVALTEALGEDAARVKPINVTVDFMRGGREKPTRAAGTVTRLGTRIANVEAVAWQDSRDKPIAAARMLYLLVR, translated from the coding sequence GTGACGCTGCCGCCTTATGCGCAATTGCTGGGGATCGTCGCCGAGCGCGATGCCGGCGCGCCGACCGAATTGGTGATGCCCTTTACCCCCGAGGTGCTCGGGCGGCCGGGGTTCGTCCATGGCGGGGCGCTGGGCGGATTGCTCGAAATGGCGGCGATCGTCGCGCTGACCGAGGCGCTGGGCGAGGATGCCGCGCGGGTGAAGCCGATCAATGTGACGGTCGATTTCATGCGCGGCGGGCGCGAGAAGCCGACGCGCGCGGCGGGCACGGTCACGCGGCTGGGGACGCGGATCGCCAATGTCGAGGCGGTGGCGTGGCAGGATTCGCGCGACAAGCCGATCGCCGCGGCGCGGATGCTGTACCTGCTGGTGCGGTAG
- a CDS encoding phage portal protein has translation MKWFGRKAGREGSRPVLAGAHSLRLGEWPSGYEAQVREGYCANPVAQRAVRLVAEAVGSAPVAASDPALGALVAERSAGQPLLETLAAQLLLHGNCFAQVICDPQGRVIELFALRPERVTIEADALGWPVAYRYRVGERSVRLGEDGAGRPGVVHVRGFHPLDDHYGLGCMGAAAGAVAIHNAATRWNKALLDNAARPSGALVHDSRDGGVLSPDQFERLKTEMLAGFQGASNAGRPMLLEGGLTWQAMSMTPADMDFVSLKAAAAREIALAFGVPPMLLGLPGDNAYANYREANRALWRQAVLPLAGKILGAIAEDLRPWFAGGTLAVDLEQVPALSEDRSALWARVSGADFLTDEEKREMLGVGR, from the coding sequence ATGAAATGGTTCGGCAGGAAGGCCGGGCGCGAGGGATCGCGTCCGGTGTTGGCAGGTGCGCATTCGCTTCGGTTGGGGGAATGGCCGAGCGGCTATGAGGCGCAGGTGCGCGAGGGCTATTGCGCCAATCCGGTGGCGCAACGCGCGGTGCGGCTGGTCGCCGAGGCGGTGGGGAGCGCGCCGGTGGCGGCGTCGGATCCGGCGCTGGGGGCGCTGGTGGCCGAGCGATCGGCGGGGCAGCCGTTGCTCGAGACGCTGGCGGCGCAGCTGCTGCTGCACGGCAATTGCTTCGCGCAGGTGATCTGCGATCCGCAGGGGCGGGTGATCGAATTGTTCGCGCTGCGGCCCGAACGGGTGACGATCGAGGCCGATGCGCTGGGCTGGCCGGTGGCCTATCGCTACCGCGTCGGCGAGCGATCGGTGCGGCTGGGCGAGGATGGCGCCGGGCGGCCGGGGGTGGTGCATGTGCGCGGCTTCCACCCGCTCGACGACCATTATGGCCTGGGGTGCATGGGCGCGGCGGCGGGGGCGGTGGCGATCCACAATGCCGCGACGCGCTGGAACAAGGCGCTGCTCGACAATGCCGCGCGGCCTTCGGGGGCGCTGGTGCACGACAGCCGCGACGGCGGGGTGCTGAGCCCCGACCAGTTCGAGCGGCTCAAGACCGAGATGCTCGCGGGGTTCCAGGGGGCGAGCAATGCCGGGCGGCCGATGCTGCTCGAAGGCGGGCTGACCTGGCAGGCGATGAGCATGACGCCCGCCGACATGGATTTCGTGAGCCTGAAGGCGGCGGCGGCGCGCGAGATCGCGCTGGCCTTTGGCGTGCCGCCGATGCTGCTGGGGCTGCCGGGGGACAATGCGTACGCGAATTATCGCGAGGCCAATCGCGCGCTGTGGCGCCAGGCGGTGCTGCCGCTGGCGGGCAAGATCCTGGGCGCGATCGCCGAGGATCTGCGGCCCTGGTTCGCAGGGGGAACGCTGGCGGTGGACCTCGAGCAGGTGCCGGCGCTGAGCGAAGATCGCTCGGCGCTGTGGGCGCGGGTGAGCGGCGCCGACTTCCTGACCGACGAGGAGAAACGCGAGATGCTGGGGGTGGGGCGATGA
- a CDS encoding type II toxin-antitoxin system ParD family antitoxin: MNKPVTIDQQAAELDAVRARAQPHVDSGRFETVEAVLRAGLDALDDEDRAMATPEFTAWLRAKVAEADADPRPYVSMEEAFARVRAAAAQRR; the protein is encoded by the coding sequence ATGAACAAGCCGGTGACGATCGACCAGCAGGCGGCGGAACTCGACGCGGTGCGCGCGCGGGCACAGCCGCATGTCGACAGCGGGCGGTTCGAGACGGTCGAGGCGGTGCTGCGCGCCGGGCTCGACGCGCTCGACGACGAGGATCGCGCGATGGCGACGCCCGAATTCACCGCATGGCTGCGCGCGAAGGTAGCCGAGGCCGACGCCGACCCGCGGCCCTATGTTTCGATGGAAGAGGCGTTCGCGCGGGTGCGGGCGGCGGCTGCCCAGCGGCGATGA
- a CDS encoding DUF1428 domain-containing protein produces MSYIQGFLIPVPIDKKDAYVAMAAKACPLFIEYGATELVEAWGVDIPDGKVTDFKMAVKAEPGETVVFSWIVWPDKATCDAAGQKMMEDERMKPDGEMPFDGMRMMWGGFEPVFTHGR; encoded by the coding sequence ATGAGCTATATCCAGGGTTTCCTGATCCCGGTGCCGATCGACAAGAAGGACGCCTATGTCGCGATGGCGGCCAAGGCCTGTCCGCTGTTCATCGAATATGGCGCGACCGAATTGGTCGAGGCGTGGGGGGTCGACATTCCCGACGGCAAGGTGACCGACTTCAAGATGGCGGTGAAGGCCGAGCCCGGCGAGACGGTGGTGTTTTCGTGGATCGTCTGGCCCGACAAGGCGACCTGCGACGCCGCGGGGCAGAAGATGATGGAAGACGAGCGGATGAAGCCCGATGGCGAGATGCCGTTCGACGGGATGCGGATGATGTGGGGCGGGTTCGAGCCGGTATTCACCCACGGTCGCTGA
- a CDS encoding aldo/keto reductase has product MAIKDILPGKLGFGAAPLGNMFRDIPEDEALATVQAAWDDGIRYFDNAPFYGAGLAEIRMGEALAGKPRGEYVISTKVGRVILDEVEDVSARDQGEKGGLFEHGRANRVVNDYLADATLRSIEDSLKRLKTDHIDIAWVHDVAQDFYGDQWIGKFEEARTGAFRALDRLRDEGVIKGWGLGVNRVEAIELLLGLDEPRPDGFLLAGRYTLLDHDKALERLMPMVAERGLGIVVGGPYSSGALVGGPNFEYAPASPAILAKVAAIKAIADRHGASMKALGIQFALANPAVAAVIPGASRPSRIAEDRAALDETVPGDVWAELRAQGFVNPAAPLPGGV; this is encoded by the coding sequence ATGGCGATCAAGGACATCCTGCCGGGCAAGCTCGGCTTCGGCGCGGCGCCGCTCGGCAACATGTTCCGCGACATCCCCGAGGACGAGGCGCTGGCGACGGTGCAGGCGGCGTGGGACGACGGCATCCGCTATTTCGACAACGCGCCCTTCTATGGTGCCGGCCTTGCCGAAATTCGGATGGGCGAGGCGCTGGCGGGCAAGCCGCGCGGCGAATACGTCATCAGCACCAAGGTGGGGCGCGTCATCCTCGACGAGGTCGAAGACGTCAGCGCGCGCGACCAGGGCGAGAAGGGCGGGCTGTTCGAACATGGCCGCGCCAACCGGGTGGTGAACGACTATTTGGCAGACGCCACGCTGCGATCGATCGAGGACAGCCTGAAGCGGCTCAAGACCGACCATATCGACATCGCCTGGGTCCACGACGTGGCGCAGGATTTCTATGGCGACCAATGGATCGGCAAGTTCGAGGAGGCGCGCACCGGCGCGTTCCGCGCGCTCGACCGGCTGCGCGACGAAGGCGTCATCAAGGGCTGGGGCCTGGGGGTGAACCGCGTCGAGGCGATCGAATTGCTGCTGGGGCTCGACGAACCGCGCCCCGACGGGTTCCTGCTGGCGGGGCGCTATACGCTGCTCGACCATGACAAGGCGCTCGAGCGGCTGATGCCGATGGTCGCCGAGCGTGGCCTGGGGATCGTCGTCGGCGGACCGTATAGCTCGGGCGCGCTGGTGGGCGGGCCGAACTTCGAATATGCGCCTGCCTCGCCCGCGATCCTGGCGAAGGTGGCGGCGATCAAGGCGATCGCCGACCGGCATGGCGCGAGCATGAAGGCGCTGGGGATCCAGTTCGCGCTCGCCAATCCGGCGGTGGCGGCGGTGATCCCGGGGGCGAGCCGGCCGAGCCGGATCGCCGAGGATCGCGCGGCGCTCGATGAGACGGTGCCGGGCGACGTGTGGGCCGAGTTGCGCGCGCAAGGCTTCGTGAACCCGGCGGCGCCGTTGCCCGGCGGGGTGTGA
- a CDS encoding winged helix-turn-helix transcriptional regulator, translated as MKLSKVTNSPEIATKRWYDDACGTALALELVGERWSLLIVRELMFGPRRFSELRAGLPGISANILTQRLTGLVAARIVQREQLPPPANAQVYGLTPWGYEAERAIQELGRWAARSPDHDPTLPLSAASIMLSFRTMYGGGFTGRIGFAFGPDRFVADVTPQAIPIVRDDPARAAAVFTTDPMTLAGIVYGARPIADAEATGALTLTGDRALAEAFVGCFTLPPKAG; from the coding sequence ATGAAGTTATCTAAAGTTACCAACAGCCCCGAAATCGCGACGAAGCGCTGGTATGACGACGCCTGCGGCACCGCGCTCGCGCTCGAACTGGTCGGCGAACGCTGGTCGCTGCTCATCGTGCGCGAACTGATGTTCGGCCCGCGTCGCTTCAGCGAGCTGCGCGCGGGGCTGCCCGGGATCAGCGCCAACATCCTCACCCAGCGATTGACCGGCCTGGTCGCCGCGCGGATCGTCCAGCGCGAACAGCTCCCGCCGCCCGCCAACGCGCAGGTCTATGGCCTCACCCCCTGGGGCTATGAGGCCGAGCGCGCGATCCAGGAGCTCGGCCGCTGGGCGGCGCGCTCGCCCGATCACGATCCCACGCTGCCGCTATCGGCCGCCTCGATCATGCTGTCGTTCCGGACGATGTATGGCGGCGGCTTCACCGGCCGTATCGGCTTCGCCTTCGGCCCCGACCGCTTCGTCGCCGACGTGACCCCCCAGGCGATCCCGATCGTCCGCGACGATCCCGCGCGCGCCGCCGCGGTCTTCACCACCGATCCCATGACGCTCGCCGGGATCGTCTATGGCGCGCGCCCGATCGCCGATGCCGAAGCCACAGGCGCGCTCACCCTCACCGGCGATCGCGCCCTCGCCGAAGCATTTGTCGGCTGCTTCACTTTGCCGCCCAAGGCAGGCTGA
- a CDS encoding zinc-dependent alcohol dehydrogenase family protein — MRAMTVRAPAGLENLKLEDRADPGQPGPGEIRVAVQGSSLNFHDLGVVLGRMPSDDGRIPLADGAGVVEAVGEGVHEFAVGDHVVSCFFPDWQDGTPTIGDFSRTPGDGIDGFAQDVVVLPATAFTQSPRGYDAVEAATITTAGLTAWRALVVDGKLKAGDTVLLLGTGGVSIWALQIAKAMGARVAITSSSDEKLERAKALGADFTLNYREQADWGAQVAEWSGGGVDHVVEVGGPGTLAQSIAAVRVGGHISLIGVLTGGAGEVPTAALMSKQARLQGLIVGSRREQQDFVRALEATGIKPVIDRRFGIEQLGDAFAYEMSAGHFGKIGVAW, encoded by the coding sequence ATGCGAGCAATGACGGTACGCGCCCCGGCGGGGTTGGAGAATCTGAAGCTGGAGGATCGCGCCGATCCGGGGCAGCCGGGACCGGGCGAGATCCGGGTGGCGGTGCAGGGGAGTTCGCTGAACTTCCACGACCTGGGCGTGGTGCTGGGGCGGATGCCGAGCGATGACGGGCGCATCCCGCTGGCCGATGGCGCGGGCGTGGTCGAGGCGGTGGGCGAGGGCGTGCACGAGTTCGCGGTCGGCGACCATGTGGTGTCGTGCTTCTTCCCCGACTGGCAGGACGGGACGCCGACGATCGGCGATTTCAGCCGGACGCCGGGCGACGGGATCGACGGTTTCGCGCAGGATGTCGTGGTGCTGCCCGCGACCGCCTTCACCCAAAGCCCTCGCGGCTATGACGCGGTCGAGGCGGCGACGATCACGACGGCGGGGCTGACCGCCTGGCGCGCTTTGGTGGTCGACGGCAAGCTGAAGGCGGGCGATACCGTGCTGCTGCTCGGCACCGGCGGGGTCTCGATCTGGGCGCTGCAGATCGCCAAGGCGATGGGCGCGCGGGTGGCGATCACCTCGTCGTCGGACGAGAAGCTCGAACGCGCCAAGGCGCTGGGCGCCGATTTCACGCTGAACTATCGCGAGCAGGCCGATTGGGGTGCGCAGGTGGCCGAATGGAGCGGCGGCGGGGTCGATCATGTCGTCGAGGTCGGCGGGCCGGGCACGCTGGCGCAGTCGATCGCGGCGGTGCGCGTCGGCGGGCATATCTCGCTGATCGGGGTGCTGACCGGCGGCGCGGGCGAGGTGCCGACCGCGGCGCTCATGTCGAAGCAGGCGCGGCTGCAGGGGCTGATCGTCGGCAGCCGGCGCGAGCAGCAGGACTTCGTCCGCGCGCTCGAGGCGACGGGGATCAAGCCGGTGATCGACCGCCGTTTCGGCATCGAGCAGCTGGGCGATGCCTTCGCCTATGAGATGAGCGCGGGGCATTTCGGCAAGATCGGGGTCGCCTGGTAG
- a CDS encoding DUF805 domain-containing protein — protein MHWMLLPLRRYADFKGRSRRREYWMFVLLVMAVVAAAGLAMIATAGSFASEREMQTRFTVWAGFALLPLIVPLIAVTVRRLHDLGLSGWWLLAFFVAGAIPMIDTLAALAQIIVMALPGRKADNRFGTDPKAPPA, from the coding sequence ATGCATTGGATGCTGTTGCCGCTGCGGCGCTACGCCGATTTCAAGGGTCGCTCGCGCCGCCGCGAATATTGGATGTTCGTGCTGCTGGTCATGGCTGTAGTCGCCGCCGCTGGGCTGGCGATGATCGCGACCGCGGGCAGCTTCGCCTCGGAGCGCGAAATGCAGACGCGCTTCACCGTCTGGGCAGGCTTCGCGCTGCTGCCGCTGATCGTCCCGCTGATCGCGGTCACGGTCCGCCGGCTGCATGACCTGGGCCTCAGCGGCTGGTGGCTACTCGCCTTCTTCGTCGCGGGCGCGATCCCGATGATCGACACGCTGGCGGCGCTCGCGCAGATCATCGTCATGGCGCTCCCCGGCCGCAAGGCCGACAACCGCTTCGGCACCGATCCCAAGGCCCCGCCAGCCTAA
- a CDS encoding PaaI family thioesterase — translation MSTQPTFRFDPARFFEARTGGHGAVVGIGYQAHGDDWAELTLPYDERLIGDVATGVIASGPILTLMDMATSVAIWLKRGQFVPQATLDLRIDYLRPATPGRTVIGRGECYRLTRSIAFVRGQAHDGDPGDPLAHVAGTFMFTEVGMSTEAGMSTGVGTSTEVAK, via the coding sequence ATGAGTACCCAACCGACCTTTCGCTTCGATCCTGCACGCTTTTTCGAGGCGCGGACCGGCGGCCATGGCGCGGTGGTGGGCATCGGATACCAGGCGCATGGCGACGATTGGGCCGAGCTGACGCTGCCCTATGACGAACGGCTGATCGGCGACGTCGCGACCGGGGTGATCGCGTCGGGGCCGATCCTGACGCTGATGGACATGGCGACCAGCGTCGCGATCTGGCTGAAGCGCGGGCAGTTCGTGCCGCAGGCGACGCTCGACCTGCGGATCGACTATCTGCGGCCGGCGACGCCGGGGCGGACGGTGATCGGGCGCGGCGAATGCTATCGGCTGACGCGCAGCATCGCGTTCGTGCGCGGGCAGGCGCATGACGGGGACCCCGGTGATCCGCTGGCGCATGTGGCGGGGACGTTTATGTTTACCGAAGTGGGCATGTCTACCGAGGCGGGCATGTCTACCGGCGTGGGCACGTCCACCGAGGTGGCGAAGTGA
- a CDS encoding GIY-YIG nuclease family protein: protein MIERAPCVYILSNRYNGAIYVGVTSNLIGRMIQHREGRFDGHTKQYGIVRLVYFETAETMAAAIHREKQLKRWRREWKRNLIEAENPAWNDLAVGFGLSPLAAARGGSVDPGPSPG, encoded by the coding sequence ATGATCGAGCGCGCGCCCTGCGTCTATATCCTGTCGAACCGCTACAACGGCGCGATCTATGTCGGTGTCACGTCGAACCTGATCGGCCGGATGATCCAGCATCGCGAGGGCCGCTTCGACGGCCATACCAAGCAATACGGCATCGTGCGGCTCGTCTATTTCGAAACCGCCGAGACGATGGCAGCGGCGATCCACCGCGAGAAGCAGCTCAAGCGCTGGCGACGCGAGTGGAAACGGAACCTGATCGAGGCGGAGAACCCCGCGTGGAACGATCTCGCGGTGGGGTTCGGGCTTTCGCCACTAGCGGCAGCACGCGGTGGCTCGGTGGACCCCGGACCAAGTCCGGGGTGA
- a CDS encoding DUF6127 family protein produces the protein MLAELLRQAQDEGASVATLRGIAEEAGEVAAARALDRLGLSDAGAAKDMAELRELLAAWRDAKRSAVKALIGWVARMACAVLLVGLAVRLGFGGWVK, from the coding sequence ATGCTCGCCGAGCTGTTGCGGCAGGCACAGGACGAAGGCGCGTCGGTGGCAACGCTGCGCGGGATCGCCGAGGAGGCGGGCGAAGTGGCCGCGGCGCGCGCGCTCGACCGGCTGGGGCTGAGCGATGCGGGGGCGGCGAAGGATATGGCGGAGCTTCGCGAACTGCTGGCGGCGTGGCGCGATGCGAAGCGGTCGGCGGTGAAGGCGTTGATCGGGTGGGTGGCGCGGATGGCGTGCGCGGTGCTGCTGGTGGGGTTGGCGGTGCGGTTGGGGTTTGGGGGGTGGGTTAAGTGA